A region of Thermobifida halotolerans DNA encodes the following proteins:
- a CDS encoding NUDIX domain-containing protein, whose product MSDFDRFTDVADSWPVERTETRYQSGIVGMVTDWVRMPGLDGEETVARDRLTHPGAVAALALDGAGRVLLLRQYRHAVRHRLWELPAGVRDVDGEAPVRTAQRELLEEAGYRAATWHELVDFFPSAGFSTERIHVFLARGLTRVPEEEVDFVRIHEEADMPVEWVPLDDAVAAVLEGRLHNAATAIGVLAAHAAARDGFASLRPALG is encoded by the coding sequence ATGAGTGACTTCGACCGGTTCACCGACGTGGCGGACTCCTGGCCGGTGGAGCGCACCGAGACGCGCTACCAGAGCGGCATCGTCGGCATGGTCACCGACTGGGTGCGCATGCCGGGGCTCGACGGCGAGGAGACCGTGGCCCGCGACCGCCTCACCCATCCGGGGGCGGTCGCGGCGCTGGCCCTGGACGGGGCCGGGCGGGTGCTGCTGCTGCGCCAGTACCGGCACGCCGTACGGCACCGGCTGTGGGAGCTGCCCGCGGGGGTCCGCGACGTCGACGGGGAGGCCCCGGTGCGCACCGCGCAGCGCGAACTGCTGGAGGAGGCCGGATACCGGGCCGCCACCTGGCACGAGCTCGTCGACTTCTTCCCGTCGGCGGGCTTCTCCACCGAGCGCATCCACGTCTTCCTCGCCCGCGGCCTCACCAGGGTGCCCGAGGAGGAGGTGGACTTCGTCCGTATCCACGAGGAGGCCGACATGCCGGTCGAGTGGGTTCCACTGGACGATGCGGTGGCCGCGGTGCTGGAGGGGCGGCTGCACAATGCCGCCACCGCCATCGGAGTCCTCGCCGCACACGCCGCGGCACGCGACGGTTTTGCCTCCCTGCGTCCCGCGCTTGGATGA
- a CDS encoding site-specific tyrosine recombinase XerD — MPERGPRLSSAVRGYLDHLTVERGLAANTLLSYRRDLHRYLEFLAARGIDDLGEVRSEDITSFVRNLREGDPDHRPLGANSAGRAVVAVRGLHRFALREGMTAHDPAHQVRPPTPPRRLPKAITLEQVEALLAATGGEDGPRALRDRALLELLYGTGARISEAVGLDVDDVTRLRPASQPGTEIGVVRFRGKGGKERVVPVGRYARTALDAYLVRARPGLAAAGRGTPALFLNARGGRLTRQGAWAVLRAAAERAGLSDVSPHTLRHSFATHLIDGGADVRVVQELLGHASVTTTQVYTLVTVDRLREVYAAAHPRARVSR; from the coding sequence ATGCCGGAACGGGGGCCCCGACTGAGCTCGGCGGTGCGCGGATACCTCGACCACCTGACGGTGGAGCGCGGCCTGGCCGCCAACACCCTCCTGTCCTACCGGCGGGACCTGCACCGTTACCTGGAGTTCCTGGCCGCGCGCGGCATCGACGACCTCGGCGAGGTGCGTTCCGAGGACATCACCTCCTTCGTCCGCAACCTCCGCGAGGGCGACCCCGACCACCGGCCGTTGGGCGCCAACTCCGCGGGACGGGCCGTCGTCGCCGTGCGCGGCCTGCACCGGTTCGCGCTGCGCGAGGGGATGACCGCGCACGACCCCGCCCACCAGGTGCGGCCCCCCACCCCGCCCCGGCGGCTGCCCAAGGCCATCACCCTGGAGCAGGTCGAGGCGCTGCTCGCCGCCACCGGCGGCGAGGACGGCCCCCGGGCGCTGCGCGACCGGGCCCTGTTGGAACTGCTGTACGGGACGGGGGCGCGCATCTCCGAGGCGGTCGGCCTGGACGTGGACGACGTCACCCGGCTGCGTCCCGCCTCCCAGCCCGGCACCGAGATCGGTGTGGTGCGCTTCCGGGGCAAGGGCGGCAAGGAACGCGTGGTGCCCGTCGGACGGTACGCGCGCACCGCCCTGGACGCCTACCTGGTGCGCGCCCGCCCCGGACTCGCCGCCGCGGGAAGGGGCACGCCCGCGCTGTTCCTCAACGCGCGCGGCGGCAGGCTCACCCGCCAGGGCGCCTGGGCGGTGCTGCGCGCGGCGGCCGAACGGGCCGGACTCAGCGACGTGTCCCCCCACACCCTGCGGCACTCCTTCGCCACCCACCTGATCGACGGCGGCGCGGACGTGCGCGTCGTCCAGGAACTCCTGGGACACGCCTCCGTCACCACCACGCAGGTCTACACCCTGGTCACGGTGGACCGGCTACGGGAGGTGTACGCTGCGGCACACCCCCGGGCGCGAGTGTCGCGTTGA